Sequence from the Streptomyces sp. NBC_00440 genome:
ATGTCTTGCGGTTAGAATAGTCCCCACGGGGTGCGAATCGTCAAAGTGACCCCGGTCACACTTCAGGCCCGGGAGCGGGCCCCGGGAGGAGCCTCAGTGGTCCGCAGTACGGCGTCCGAAGACGTCCAGGCCCGTATCCGCCGGCTGATCCTGGACCGCGGCCTTTCGCCCGGCGGCCCGCTGCCCACGGAGACCGAACTGACCGGACTCTTCGGGGTCGGCCGGGTCACGGTCCGGGAGGCGCTCAAGGCGCTGCAGGCCCTGCAGGTCGTGGAGATCCGCCGCGGTTCCGGCACCTTCGTGGGCTCGCTCTCCCTGGCCCCGCTGGTGGAGGGCCTCGCGTTCCGTGCGGCGGTACGCCACCGCAACGGCGAGGCGAGCCTCTACGAACTCATGCGGGTGCGCGAGGCGTTGGAGGCCGGACTGATCGACAGCGTCGCGGCGTCGGTGCCCGGCGAGGACCTCGTGGTGCTGCGGGGGATCGTGGCGGAGATGGAGGGGGAGGCCGCGCGGGGGCGTATCGCCCGCAGTACGGACCGCGCCTTCCATCTGGTGCTGTACCGGTCCCTCGGCAACCACCTGCTCAGCGAAGTGCTCGACGCGTTCTGGGCCGCCCTCGACCAGGTGCGGGGCGACACGGGTGACGGCCACCAGGACCCGGCCGCCACGGTCGCCCAGCACCGGGAGATCGTCGACGCGGTCGCGGCGGGTGACGGCACGCGGGCCCGCACCGCGATGCGTACCCACTTCGACGGCATCAGGGAGCGGCTCGCGCCCGGTGCGGCGGGGTGAGGTGCGCGATGGCCTGCTGGACGCGAGTCCGGGAGGGGAGGCGGTTGCGATTGCGCATGAGCACAGTACGGCCCGCCAGGGTGGGCCGTACTGTGCTCATCGTCGTGCGGCAGGCCTCACGGGAAGAGCGCCACTCCCACCATGATCAAGACAATGATGCCGACGACGATGGCCGCGCCGACCCAGGGTCCCCGGTGCTTCATCGGCGCCCTCGGACCGCCGCCGCGCGGCCGGTCCTCCGGGAGCACCGGATGCGCGGGCCTGTCACTGGCGTAGAACTCCTTGTCCTGCAACTCAGCCTTGTCCTGCAACTCAGTCATCGGAAGTCCTTCCGTAGTGACCTTTGCAGCAATTATAGGTTCGCCCCACCCTGAATGCGCAAAATGTACCGATTCTCCCCTCGGTCGGGCAACCAACTACGGTTCGGATCCAGGGGAATCCGTACGGTCGCGTGCCTGGGGCCGCCAGCGGGCCGAGCCGACCTGTACCCGTCCGGACCGTGGCGCTCGTACGCCGGGTGAGGGCCCAACTCCGGTCGGCCCCAAGGGCGATGGGTCCGACGAGGCGAGATCATTCGGAGATTGCGGCGTCTATGCTCTCCGGACACCGGGCGCAGCACCGATAAGCGAAAAGGGCGGTAGAGGATGGGCGAGCGGAACGGCCGAGCGGACGTGCGGGGCAACCGGGCGAACTCTGCGCGTGTGTACGACTACATCCTGGGCGGCAAGGACCACTACGAAGTGGACCGGGTGGCTGCCGAAGCGTCGCTCCGTGCCTGGCCAGGGCTGCGGACGAGCATGCTGGCGAACCGGGCGACCATGCGGCGGATGGCCCACTGGCTGGCCGCGGAGGCCGGGATACGCCAGTTCCTGGACATCGGTACGGGCATCCCGACGGAACCCAATCTGCACCAGGTCGTCCAGCGGCAGACCCCGGAGGCGCGGATCGTCTACGTGGACAACGACCCGATCGTCCTCGCGCACGCCGACGCGCTGATGCGCAGCACCCCGGAGGGCCGGACCGCCTATATCCAGGCGGACATGACCGTCCCGGACACGCTCCTCGCCGACCCCGCCCTGCGTGAGACGCTCGATCTGGACCAGCCGGTCGGCCTCACGGTGATCGCCATGCTGCAGTTCGTGAAGGACGCGCAAGGTCTCATCGAGACGCTGATGGAATCGCTGGCGCCGGGCAGTTACCTGGCGCTCACCCTCGCCACCGGGGACCTCGCCCCCGAATCCGCGGCACTGGCGCGCGAATACACCGAGCGGGGCATCCCCATGTATCTGCGCACCCGGGCCGAGGTGGAGGCCCTGTTCACCGGGCTCGACCTGGCCGAACCGGGCGTGGTGCCGATGACGTCCTGGCGGCCGGCCGACGGTGTGGTCCCGCCGGAGAACGGGACGAACATGTACGCGGGAGTGGCCCGTAAGCCCTGACCCCGGACCCGGCGTCCGGACGTTCCGTCCGCCTCTTAGACTGATCGTCCAGACCGTTCGTCCGGATTCCCGGCGGGGCGCCGGCCATACCTGACGGGCCACCTGATCCCCGCGAGCCCCGATGGAGCCCCCGCATGACGAACGCACTGCCGGTCACCCTCGACGACGTCCGCGACGCCGCCGCGCAGATCAAGGGCGTGGCCCACCGCACCCCCGTGCTGCGCTCACGCACCCTGGACCGGCTCGTCGGCGCGGAGGTGCACCTCAAGTGCGAGAACTTCCAGCGGATCGGCGCCTTCAAGTTCCGTGGCGCCTACAACGCGGCCTCCCGGCTGTCGCCGGAGCAGGTGGCCAAGGGTATCGCCGCGTACTCCTCGGGCAACCACGCGCAGGCCGTCGCCCTCGCCGCGAAGGAGCTGGGCACCACCGCGGTGATCCTGATGCCGGAGGACACCCCGCAGTCGAAGCTGGACGCCACCGCCGGCTACGGCGCCGAGGTCGTCACCTACGACCGTTACACCGGCGACCGCGTCGCCATCGGTGAGGCACTGGCCGCCGACCGCGGCCTCGCGCTCATCCCTCCGTACGAGCACCCGCACGTCATCGCGGGACAGGGCACCGCCGCACTCGAACTGATCGAGGAAGCGGGCGATCTCGACGCCCTGGTGGTGCCGGTCGGCGGTGGTGGGCTGATGGCGGGCAGTGCGACCGTCGCCAAGGGCCTGCGGGACCGTATCCGGGTGATCGGAGTGGAACCGGAGGCCGGGGACGACACGAAGAGGTCCCTGGAGGCGGGCAGGCGGGTGTCCATCCCCGTTCCGCGCACCATCGCCGACGGCCAGGCGGCAGACATCCCCGGCGAGTTGACCTTCTCCGTCAACCAGCGGCTGGTCGACGGCATCGACCTGGTGACCGACGACCAGATCCGTGACGCCATGCGGTTCGCGTTCGAACGCCTGAAGATCGTCATCGAGCCCAGTGGCGCCACCGGGCTTGCCGCTCTGCTGGCGGGCCGCGTCGACCGCCTCCCGCAGCGCGTCGGGGTGATCATTTCGGGCGGCAACATCGGCGCCAGCCGGTTCGCCGAACTCTGCGGGAACTGACCGCCCCGGGCCTGGGGCGACAGGGCGGTCAGCGTTAAAGTGACCGCGTGGCCCTACTGCCGGAAGACCTGACGTCACTGATTTCGGACGGCGACCGTGACGCAGCCGTCGAGCGCCTCCAGGAGGCTTTCTCCGAGGGGCACCTCTCGTCGGAGGAGATGGACGAACGCCTCCAGACGGCGCTGACCGCCAGAACACAGGGCGACTTGGTACCCGCCCTGGCCGCTCTGCCCTCCGGAGCCGCGGACAGCACCGTCGAGATCGAGGCCGTCGGCGGGCGGATCGAGCGCGGTCGTGGCTGGCGGGTGCCCCGCACTCTCAGGGTCGAGTCGGCCTTCGGCAAGGTCGAGCTCGACCTGTCGCGGGCAGTGATCGAGTACCCGGTGGTCGACATCGAGCTGCGGCTCGGCAGCGGCCGGGCCCGTATCGTGCTGCCGCACCACGCCACGGTCGACTACGAGGGACTCCGCGCCGACTGGAAACAGCCCGTCCACCGGGCCCCCCGGCGTGCCGCCACGGGCGGTCCGCACATCCGGATCTCCGGTGCCATGGGGTACGGCCGGCTGAAGATCACGCACCGCCGACGCTGACCGGGGGTCCGGCGACCGTACGCCACGGCTCGCCGTCTCATTCACAATCCGCTTCTCCGCTCACCGCCAGGGCTTGACCGACCTCACAGGTTTCCGGGGGACTGCCGCGTTTCTGCGTGGGTACGCGAGCGCCGTAAAGGTGTCGCGTCGCCGTAAAGGTGGCGCACGGTGTCGCGTACACCGAAGTAAAGGGCGCATTCACGCACAGTGAAGCGGCAGCAGACAACGATGTCAGTCAGGTGATTGTGTTCATGGCGGAGACGGCTCCCCTCACAGACGCACCCCAACGTGGCGGTAAAGCTGTAGGCATCTCCATTGCCGCCGCGGTCGGCGGTTTTCTTTTCGGCTTCGACTCGTCCGTCATCAACGGCGCGGTCGACGCACTGGGCTCACATTTCCATCTCGGCACGTTCCTCTCCGGCTTTGTCGTCTCCATCGCTCTGCTGGGCTGCGCGGTAGGTGCCTGGTACGCGGGGCGGCTGGCGGACAGCTGGGGACGCCGGCGTGTGATGGTGCTGGGCGCGGTGATGTTCATCATCAGCTCCGTGGGGTCGGCCACCGCCTTCTCCGTGGCCGACCTCATGGTGTGGCGGGTGGTCGGCGGGCTGGCCATCGGCGTCGCCTCCGTGATCGCACCGGCGTACATCTCCGAGGTGGCGCCCGCGAAGGGGCGCGGCGCTCTGGGGTCCCTGCAGCAGCTGGCGATCACCGTCGGCCAGCTGGTGGTGCTCAGCTCCAACAAGGGCCTGGCCGGCGCCGCGGGCGGCGCCTCGCAGAACCTGTGGTTCGGCATGGCGGCCTGGCGCTGGATGTTCCTGGTCGGTGTCATCCCGGCACTGGTGTACGGCCTGCTGGCCATGCTGATCCCGGAATCGCCCCGCTACCTGGTACTGAAGGGCGAGTACGGCAAGGCGGCCGGAGTGCTCCAGCGGGTGACCGGTGAGAGCGACCCCGAGGGCAAGGTCGAGGAGATCCGGGAGACCCTGGACAAGGAGCACCGCAGTACGTTCGCCGACATCCGCGGCAAGCGGTTCGGCCTGCACCCGCTGGTCTGGGTCGGCATCATCATGGCCGCGTTCCAGCAACTGGTCGGCATCAACGCGATCTTCTACTACTCGACCACTCTCTGGAAGTCGGTCGGATTCAGCGAGTCCAGCTCGTTCACCACCTCGGTGATCACCGCGGGGATCAATGTGGTGATGACCGTGGTCGCCATGCTCTTCGTGGACCGGGTCGGCCGCCGCCGGCTGCTCACCGTCGGCTCGCTCGGCATGTTCCTGTCGCTGCTGCTCACCGCGGTGGCCTTCTCCCAGCAGCACGGCAGCGGAGACCATGTGTCGCTGCCCAGCCCCTACGGGCCGCTGGCGCTGGTGGGTGCGAACGCCTTTGTCGTCTTCTTCGCGCTCTCGTGGGGCCCGATCCTGTGGATCATGCTGGCTGAGATGTTCCCGAACCGGATGCGCGCGATGGCACTGGCCATCGGCACGGCGTCGAACTGGGTCTTCAACTTCATCGTCACCTTCGCTTTCGAGCCGATGACCCGCCAGGTCGGCCTCTCCTGGCTGTACGGCACGTTCGCCTTCTTCGCCCTGGCCTCGTTCTTCTTCGTACGCGGCAAGGTCCCGGAGACGAAGCAGCGGGAACTGGAGTCGATGACCGGCGAGACATATCAGCGCCCGCCGGCCGCGCGGGCACCGTCCGCCTAGGCAGTGTCTTCAAAGATCTTGCCAAGATGGCGCGGTAGCTGAGCATGATGCCTTGGTGGAACATCTTTCTGTCGACGTGCGCGCTTCGCTCCGGCTCTTCGCTTTCTACTTGGCGAACGGCACCCTCGACCTGGACCTGCTCGAAGGGTTTGACTATCGCTCGACCGTTTTTCACTCCGGCTCCTCGTTGGAACAGGTCTTCGCGATCTATAGCAATGTGCTGCAAATCGACACCGACGGCATGGTGCTGAACGACGGAGACGCGCAGTACCGGGTCGCGCAGTGGGTCCGAGTGTGCTGCGACCCGAGCTATCGGGTCGAGCCGCCCTTCGATGCCTGGGAGACGGAGCTCCATCTCTGATGACCCGGCGTTCACCGTCAGAACATCACGCCCACATCAGGAGCGACGCGAGAGTGACGGCTGCATGGAAGGACTCCGCGGTCTTGTCGTAGCGAGTGGCGATGCCGCGCCACTGCTTCAGCCGATTGAAGCAGCGTTCCACCACGTTTCGCTGCTTGTAGCGCTGCTTGTCGAAGGCCGGTGGGCGCCCGCCGCGACTGCCGCGCCGGAGCCGGTTTTGGACCTGGTCGGCCCGCTCGGGGATGGTGTGACCGATGCTGCGTCGTCGCAGCCAGGTGCGGATGGCCCGGGAACTGTAGCCCTTGTCGCCCAGCACGTGGGAGGGTCGTACTCGGGGCCGCCCCGGGCCGATGCGAGGCACTCGTATCGCTTCAATCACCGCAGTGAACTGGGTGCAGTCATTGGTGTTGCCGCCCGTGAGCGTGAAAGCGAGCGGACGGCCGGCACCGTCGCAGGCCAGATGGATTTTGCTGGTCAGGCCACCTCGGGAACGTCCGAGTGCGGGGCTGCGGAGCCCCCTTTTCGTGCCCCGGCGGCGTGCTGGTGGGCGCGGACGACGGTGGAGTCGACCGACACGAGCCAGTCGACGTCCCCGTCCGCGTCCGCCCCGGCCTGGGCGGCCTGCAGCATTCGCTCGAACGTTCCGTCCAGAGCCCACCGCCGGAACCGGGTGTGCAGTGTGGCCCACGGACCGTACCGGTCGGGCACATCCCGCCAGGCCACCCCCGTCCGGAACTTCCACACGATCCCGTTGAGCACCATGCGATCGTCCAGCCGCTTCCTACCCCGCAGCGGCCTGGGCAGCAGGGGCCGGACGAACTCCCACTCGGCATCCGACAGTTCATGGCGACGTATCACGACACCATGATCCACCAGCGGTGATCATTTGAAGACACTGCCTAGTAGGGCTTTGTTACGTCTCTAGGCAAGTGGGCGCGTTGG
This genomic interval carries:
- a CDS encoding FadR/GntR family transcriptional regulator — its product is MVRSTASEDVQARIRRLILDRGLSPGGPLPTETELTGLFGVGRVTVREALKALQALQVVEIRRGSGTFVGSLSLAPLVEGLAFRAAVRHRNGEASLYELMRVREALEAGLIDSVAASVPGEDLVVLRGIVAEMEGEAARGRIARSTDRAFHLVLYRSLGNHLLSEVLDAFWAALDQVRGDTGDGHQDPAATVAQHREIVDAVAAGDGTRARTAMRTHFDGIRERLAPGAAG
- a CDS encoding SAM-dependent methyltransferase, with the translated sequence MGERNGRADVRGNRANSARVYDYILGGKDHYEVDRVAAEASLRAWPGLRTSMLANRATMRRMAHWLAAEAGIRQFLDIGTGIPTEPNLHQVVQRQTPEARIVYVDNDPIVLAHADALMRSTPEGRTAYIQADMTVPDTLLADPALRETLDLDQPVGLTVIAMLQFVKDAQGLIETLMESLAPGSYLALTLATGDLAPESAALAREYTERGIPMYLRTRAEVEALFTGLDLAEPGVVPMTSWRPADGVVPPENGTNMYAGVARKP
- a CDS encoding pyridoxal-phosphate dependent enzyme; this translates as MTNALPVTLDDVRDAAAQIKGVAHRTPVLRSRTLDRLVGAEVHLKCENFQRIGAFKFRGAYNAASRLSPEQVAKGIAAYSSGNHAQAVALAAKELGTTAVILMPEDTPQSKLDATAGYGAEVVTYDRYTGDRVAIGEALAADRGLALIPPYEHPHVIAGQGTAALELIEEAGDLDALVVPVGGGGLMAGSATVAKGLRDRIRVIGVEPEAGDDTKRSLEAGRRVSIPVPRTIADGQAADIPGELTFSVNQRLVDGIDLVTDDQIRDAMRFAFERLKIVIEPSGATGLAALLAGRVDRLPQRVGVIISGGNIGASRFAELCGN
- a CDS encoding DUF1707 SHOCT-like domain-containing protein; this encodes MALLPEDLTSLISDGDRDAAVERLQEAFSEGHLSSEEMDERLQTALTARTQGDLVPALAALPSGAADSTVEIEAVGGRIERGRGWRVPRTLRVESAFGKVELDLSRAVIEYPVVDIELRLGSGRARIVLPHHATVDYEGLRADWKQPVHRAPRRAATGGPHIRISGAMGYGRLKITHRRR
- a CDS encoding sugar porter family MFS transporter; amino-acid sequence: MAETAPLTDAPQRGGKAVGISIAAAVGGFLFGFDSSVINGAVDALGSHFHLGTFLSGFVVSIALLGCAVGAWYAGRLADSWGRRRVMVLGAVMFIISSVGSATAFSVADLMVWRVVGGLAIGVASVIAPAYISEVAPAKGRGALGSLQQLAITVGQLVVLSSNKGLAGAAGGASQNLWFGMAAWRWMFLVGVIPALVYGLLAMLIPESPRYLVLKGEYGKAAGVLQRVTGESDPEGKVEEIRETLDKEHRSTFADIRGKRFGLHPLVWVGIIMAAFQQLVGINAIFYYSTTLWKSVGFSESSSFTTSVITAGINVVMTVVAMLFVDRVGRRRLLTVGSLGMFLSLLLTAVAFSQQHGSGDHVSLPSPYGPLALVGANAFVVFFALSWGPILWIMLAEMFPNRMRAMALAIGTASNWVFNFIVTFAFEPMTRQVGLSWLYGTFAFFALASFFFVRGKVPETKQRELESMTGETYQRPPAARAPSA
- a CDS encoding DUF7677 family protein: MEHLSVDVRASLRLFAFYLANGTLDLDLLEGFDYRSTVFHSGSSLEQVFAIYSNVLQIDTDGMVLNDGDAQYRVAQWVRVCCDPSYRVEPPFDAWETELHL